The following are from one region of the Vitis riparia cultivar Riparia Gloire de Montpellier isolate 1030 chromosome 14, EGFV_Vit.rip_1.0, whole genome shotgun sequence genome:
- the LOC117931426 gene encoding uncharacterized protein LOC117931426, translating to MAMAFSNVFQCPKPQFFRQTCNFKASFSSSPASFLRFSRTMPQSRRIIYAAASAAGSSTPDSDLNPYEVLGVSPIEGFDMIKAAYTRKRKEAERKGDEATAARLEKAYDKVMMAQLTNRKKGMTFGSFKVSKDVKYADKQPIVPWAPRFTKSSVNDMRINMAISAVFTAWILIKRNAEWKPLQFLAFAYVYRIFEKLKAFEPPVSPTFTEDGEDEGRTLRMGKRLLRSLALVFSCIAVSSLSFTGLSEFDRVCGQFYTCFSLQ from the exons ATGGCTATGGCCTTCTCAAATGTCTTTCAATGCCCCAAACCACAATTTTTTCGCCAGACTTGCAATTTCAAAGCCTCTTTTTCATCTTCGCCCGCTTCGTTTCTCAG GTTTTCCAGAACAATGCCACAGAGTAGAAGGATAATTTATGCTGCTGCTTCTGCTGCAGGAAGTTCTACTCCAGACAGTGACTTAAACCCATATGAG GTTCTTGGTGTGAGTCCCATTGAGGGATTTGATATGATCAAGGCAGCATATACAAGAAAACGCAAGGAGGCTGAGAGGAAAGGTGATGAAGCAACTGCTGCCCGT TTGGAGAAGGCTTATGACAAAGTCATGATGGCACAACTAACAAATCGGAAGAAGGGCATGACCTTTGGTTCATTTAAG GTCTCAAAGGATGTCAAATATGCAGATAAGCAGCCAATTGTACCATGGGCTCCCAG GTTCACAAAGTCTAGCGTGAATGATATGCGCATCAACATGGCAATATCTGCTGTATTT ACAGCTTGGATTCTTATCAAGCGCAATGCTGAATGGAAACCGTTGCAGTTTTTAGCTTTTGCTTATGTTTATCGGATTTTTGAGAAGTTGAAAGCCTTTGAACCACCTGTGTCTCCAACATTTACA GAAGATGGTGAAGATGAGGGGCGGACACTGCGAATGGGGAAACGCCTACTTCGTTCTCTTGCACTGGTTTTCAGTTGTATAGCTGTTTCTTCTTTG TCTTTCACTGGTCTTTCTGAATTTGATCGAGTTTGTGGGCAGTTTTATACCTGCTTTTCTCTACAATAA